The sequence AATTCAGTTGGTTGCAGTAAGCTAGGGTAATGTGCATTGAGACTTTTTCCAAAATCAGCAATAAACTATTTTGTCTAATAATTGGTTTTAGTTAgcttaattgataaaaaaaatttgtcattaaACAGAATATTTAGATTTCAACCCTCGtttataccaaaaactaatttatgTGCTAATTcgataataaaaaagtaatcgTTATAAAACGATTGAGCGAACACCATTAAACAGATTTAGGAGGTGCAAAATTACTTGTATCAAGGACAAGACTAAAACGCTGGTCATTTTAGGCGCACAAAGACAAACTGACAGTTGTACATTTGACAAAGGCCATTGTTTTTTCTGGTTAAAGTAACGTCAGTTTAGGTCATGCTCTGTTAAGTCTTATGTCAGCCTTTATGTTCTTTTGAATGATGTGGCACATTCTAAGCTATAAATTTAGCTTAAAACTGTGGGTTCTTGTTATTGTATCTGGTAAATTTTTTGTGTTCGAATAAAAAATCTGAGTTGAAGCTttgattatataataaattaatttttattttaatttaataatagaGAATAGTCATTATAGAGaacataatatattaaaaatttattgtatctatgttaaaaaataaaaaataaaacctttaaaTCAACTCCAACCTTTAAAATAGAGGCTCTCCATTTTAAAGTGCATGGAAAGTAGTCTACTAGTCTTATCCCCTAGAGGGTAGAGGTAGAGGACATGTCAGGATCTAAATGAGgggacagttttttttttttttttttttttggaggaaataaATGAGGGGAAAGTTGATACAGATAAGCAATCGTCAAAtttggtataaaaaataaataaataaataaaaataaaaacccaaagaaagaAGGTACAGTAATAAGTAAGGCattcttaatattttgaaaacaaccACCAATAATAATATCATTAGCCTGCCAGCAGTGTCCTAAGAGTGATGCAATAATAATATCATCTGCCTGCCACCAATAAATTAACCAAACAAGAGTATTTCTATGTTTTGGAATCcaatgtaaacaaaaaaattttaagagtgATGCAAGAATTATCGTAAGTTTTACCATATAAAccttaaaatataaaacaaaaaattaatagtaaatGTTGATATATAGCTACAATCAGATATAGTAAACTTAGTAGTAAATGTTCAGAGTACATAAAAAAGTTGTCTTTTATTTGGAGAGAAAAGTTTTGGGGTTCAGTTCTCATATAACTGCAATACGATGAAATGGTTTATTATGAGTGCTGGACAAGTATTTCACATAgatctatcaatttttttccatCACATATAATAGTTATGGTAAAAGTTGTGTCGTATACTTTCACTTTGgggtttttgactttttctaatgaaattgtatttatttatacacaagtaatttttttgtatttatccaattttttagtaaatcatgttTTTGGCATAAAGTTAAAGTGTTGTAAGCTCTAGTGAACGGATTAAATTTGTCCTATGGTTTTACACTAAAAAGTTATTCACATAAAATTTGTCATGTTCATTTGTTAATGTACTTTTGGTGTTTAATTAATTGTTTGtgtgattttaattttgggtCATATTAACGGATGCCCttagggcaattgttaataaactataatatgaaagttttgacatcactttcaTGGGAAACATAAAAAGCTATCgacaatatttattattttattattctcttaataaaatgtttctaaaaatagttcctaaaTCAATGCTCTAACGGCATtgtttaacattttcctttaattaatgagtaatgttataaacacaaattattttacaacatttttacaaaatatcgATGTGACCAatcttttattggttttcatttaggcccattattaatatcactttttcatttaccaataatcaaaggaccacatcaacaatttgtaaaaaattttgtaaaataatttgtatctctaacattattcttaatttttaacaTTGTTTAGTAGTTTGTGAAATTAATTGACAGATGGACAGTAATTTGTTCCAACAAAAGGCCCAGGCTATAAATATGTATACAACCATATCTGGCCAAATTGATGCTTTTTATTCAATAGATTTTAATGGGGAGTCAGTGAAGGACAATTGCTATTGAGGAAAAAGATATGAAAAGTTTTAATGAgaatattcaaatttcaaaattgtttttgaagaaTTGTCATGTCCATCCAATTTTTTACTGAGCAACATCAATAATTCAATTGCCTGTGTCTCCTCGCATTCAATTGATTCAGTTGTCAGATTTCACCTTGTAAAATTATCAGATTGGATTCTTTTGACTAGTAGGTTCCTCATTGCTTGGATTTTGAATTGCAACATTCCCAAATTATCACATCTGCTTATAAATTCAGCACATAAGTTCTAAATAAAATGTGTGCTTGTATTTGAGAGACAGAGATGAAAGGATCATATTGGAGGCTCATTCTCATTCTCATATTCCAACTTCATCTTCAAGCAGCATTATGTGATACTGAGTTCGATAATGTCTGTAACTCTGTTCCAAAGGTGGCTAACTTGAACAAAAGCTTCTCTCCTTTACATTTTAGTATGTATATCTTTTGTTAGCGTAACATATTTTACTCACTGTTTCTGTACACATATGTATGCAGCCGCAGCCACCGGCAAGACAATATGATTTCATATACTTTGttcaacaggttttataatataagaaaacaatttgttcttatatatattcaaagaaTTAATTCTATTGTGCTTCATATAGCCTAATGGGGTTGCATGGCtgactttttttctcttcaaattagTGGCAATTGTCTGTGTGTAACTTACGGTCTTGCCTAAAACCAGCAAGGCAAGTTTTCAGCATTCACGGTCTCTGGCCAGCTAGTTATTCCAGGAAAACTCAATGCAATTGTGGTAGTGAGTTTGTTCCAAAAAAGGTATTTCATGCATACACACTAATACACTACTTTAAGGGCTCGAAATTTGTGCTCTATATTTCAGTAATTCCATTGTAATTTTTCATGTGAGGACAGATTTCAGACCTCGTAGATAAGTTGAACGTGGAATGGCCATCAATGATACACGAGGATAATACCTTGTACTGGAAAAATGAGTGGGAAAGCCATGGAATATGCTCCGAAGCTGTACTCCCTCAGCGTGCTTATTTTGATGCAGCACTAAAACTTAAGCAAAAATATAGCCTCGTGAATATCCTAGCACAGAAAGGTTTGAAATTCTTTATAACTCACTTGCATTCAAGCTGTGATTGCTTGCTTTTAAAgtcaaaaacttttttcttgTCAAAGGATACTAGTATGTGTTTTACAACTTTTTCGCAATTGTTAGCATGACTTGTTGTCATTGGTAGATAACAAGAGTTGTCCCAATGCTAGACACATTGTGAATGCGATGTTGCTCTAATCATAACTTGTCACCTTATTAAGTTGTGAAAATGGTTGTTAGGCTACGTTTGTTTCAGCTAAAAACTAATTCAGAAATTACTTTTACacccttgtgtgtgtttggctcCAACAGAATATATGGtcaaatgaaaaatcaattacatGTTGACTATAAAAACACCCACTTCAGCCGTAAAAGCAATGCAGCCctcattttaccttcaaatgattTCTAGGACtcgcagagaaagagagagagcacagGTGGCCGCCCAGCCAAACTTCGACACCC is a genomic window of Quercus lobata isolate SW786 chromosome 2, ValleyOak3.0 Primary Assembly, whole genome shotgun sequence containing:
- the LOC115976876 gene encoding extracellular ribonuclease LE-like isoform X2, producing the protein MKGSYWRLILILIFQLHLQAALCDTEFDNVCNSVPKWQLSVCNLRSCLKPARQVFSIHGLWPASYSRKTQCNCGSEFVPKKISDLVDKLNVEWPSMIHEDNTLYWKNEWESHGICSEAVLPQRAYFDAALKLKQKYSLVNILAQKDIYASGNVYSKGSITDAIKTATGHSPQIQCNLYKEIPLLTQIFLCLDYNATKIIECPPSKRCQYEDLMIPYSLFNT
- the LOC115976876 gene encoding extracellular ribonuclease LE-like isoform X1, with protein sequence MKGSYWRLILILIFQLHLQAALCDTEFDNVCNSVPKPQPPARQYDFIYFVQQWQLSVCNLRSCLKPARQVFSIHGLWPASYSRKTQCNCGSEFVPKKISDLVDKLNVEWPSMIHEDNTLYWKNEWESHGICSEAVLPQRAYFDAALKLKQKYSLVNILAQKDIYASGNVYSKGSITDAIKTATGHSPQIQCNLYKEIPLLTQIFLCLDYNATKIIECPPSKRCQYEDLMIPYSLFNT